In Sulfurihydrogenibium sp., the sequence AAAGAATCCAGCTTTTGGTTTAGGAGAGATTTTATACTCTTGAACTTCTAAAACCGGTAAATCACCATCTTTACCAACAATTTTTCCCTTTGCGTCAATGTTTCCACCAAAACCTTCGTCCAATTCAAAGTAGTAAATGTTCTTTGGAGCAATTGCATAAAACGTGTTGTCTGTTACGTCATAAATAACATATCCAGATTGAGCAGCCTCTGCGGGTGGACAGCTTGATAAAAGTTCAAAGCTACCTGTTTGTTTTGCTTTTTCTGCACAAGATTTTGCAGTAATAACAGCACTTGAAAGGTCTACGTCTTCGCCCACTTCTTCTGCATTAACGATTCCAAAGGATAATAGACCAACAGATAATATTGATAAAATCATCTTTTTCATAATGCTACCTCCTAAATCACTTTAAAGTCTTTAAATAAGCAACAATGTCGGCAACATCTTTCTCAGACAGATGTGCAAATGGAGGCATTTTAGATTGTAATTTTCCTTTATCGCCCTTGATGTACCATGTATACATGTCGTTGTTAGGATATGCTCCATTTTTATCTTTTTCACCTGATTTGTTGTAATGTCTGTTTATGTTTAAGTTTCTAATCACAACATCGTTAGGGTTTATTATTGATTCTTTCAAGTATATAGGGTTTGAATATCCGCCAATCTTAGATAAGTTTGGTGCTAAGCCTTCCGGTGCTGTGTTTTGGTCTGCATATCTATGGCAACCATTACAGCCATTTTGAGTCATCAACTCTTTTCCTCTTGCTGGGTCTCCAATTTCTCCATATCCCCATGAAATGTATTTTACATAACTTGGGTCAGCTTTAAATTTATCAATCTTTATAAACTTCCAAGAAGAAATTCTCTTATTTCCATCCCTGTTTAAACTGTTTCCATCGTAAACAGCAAAAGCAACAGGAACCATGCCGGATGCAAGATTTAAATCTGGAGTTTTTAATGGTTTTACGATTACAGCAGTCCATTCTTTTTTAGAATCATCATACTGCATTGTAAAGTTGTAGCCTTTTTCTTCGATTTCCGTCATTGTTCCAAAGCCTTCTGAGATGAAGGACTTTTTATATTCCTTTCCTTCAACCGCTTTCTTTAAATAAACCATCACAGGATGGTTAGAATCTCCCATTCCTACATAAGCTAAGGTTTTACCTTTACCATAAACGGTTGGAAATTCAACAGCTACACCGTCGCCGTATTTGTTAGTAGCTAAAGCAGGTTGAACAGATTTAGTCTCATCCTTCCATCTTATTAATATTCCTATTTCTTTTTGATTATAACCTACCGCAACTTCTGCCTCTACAGGTTGTTCTTTTTCAACTATTTCATTAGCATTTTTATCATTTAAACGAACTGAATACTGTGGATATAAAACAACCTTCTTAGTTGGGACAGAAGATAAAGACTGGGCGTCTATTTTAGCAAGCTGTTTAGCCTCTAAAACATCATCATTAAAGTTATCCGTCCCGGCGTTTGAAGATAGAACAAGTGCTGATATAGCAAACAATGTTAGCTTCTTTTTCATCAGTTTCCTCCTTCTTTATTTTAAGCGTTAATGTCCATGACCACCTTCTCTTGGAGGTAAAGGCAATACTTTTTCATGGAAAGTGTAATCTTTTATCTCTACTCTCTTAGTATTAGCGCCTTGTAAGTATCTTTGGTCTATAACTTTAAAGAATTCTGTACCTTTTAACTTTTTGTCAGTCGTTTGTTGATAGTAATTATTATCAAGTCTGAACATATCTCTATGTGAGTATGCGA encodes:
- a CDS encoding c-type cytochrome gives rise to the protein MKKKLTLFAISALVLSSNAGTDNFNDDVLEAKQLAKIDAQSLSSVPTKKVVLYPQYSVRLNDKNANEIVEKEQPVEAEVAVGYNQKEIGILIRWKDETKSVQPALATNKYGDGVAVEFPTVYGKGKTLAYVGMGDSNHPVMVYLKKAVEGKEYKKSFISEGFGTMTEIEEKGYNFTMQYDDSKKEWTAVIVKPLKTPDLNLASGMVPVAFAVYDGNSLNRDGNKRISSWKFIKIDKFKADPSYVKYISWGYGEIGDPARGKELMTQNGCNGCHRYADQNTAPEGLAPNLSKIGGYSNPIYLKESIINPNDVVIRNLNINRHYNKSGEKDKNGAYPNNDMYTWYIKGDKGKLQSKMPPFAHLSEKDVADIVAYLKTLK